In the Lepus europaeus isolate LE1 chromosome 18, mLepTim1.pri, whole genome shotgun sequence genome, one interval contains:
- the PER1 gene encoding period circadian protein homolog 1 isoform X2 codes for MSGPLEGADGGGDPRPGESFCPGGVPSPGPPQHRPRPGPSLADDTDANSNGSSGNESNGPESRGASQRSSHSSSSGNGKDSALLETTESSKSTNSQSPSPPSSSIAYSLLSASSEQDNPSTSGCSSEQSARARTQKELMTALRELKLRLPPERRGKGRSGTLATLQYALACVKQVQANQEYYQQWSLEEGEPCAMDMSTYTLEELEHITSEYTLRNQDTFSVAVSFLTGRIVYISEQAAILLRCKRDVFRGARFSELLAPQDVGVFYGSTAPSRLPTWGTGASAGSGLKDFTQEKSVFCRIRGGPDRDPGPRYQPFRLTPYVTKIRVSDGAPAQPCCLLIAERIHSGYEAPRIPPDKRIFTTRHTPSCLFQDVDERAAPLLGYLPQDLLGAPVLLFLHPEDRPLMLAIHKKILQLAGQPFDHSPIRFCARNGEYVTMDTSWAGFVHPWSRKVAFVLGRHKVRTAPLNEDVFTPPAPSPALSLDPDIHELSEQIHRLLLQPVHSSSPTGLCGVGPMTSPGPLHSPGSSSDSNGGDAEGPGPPAPVTFQQICKDVHLVKHQGQQLFIESRARPPPRPRLPATGTFKAKALPSQSPDPGLEVAPAPIQAPLALVPEEAEQKEASSCSYQQINCLDSILRYLESCNIPSTTKRKCASSSSCTASSASDDDRQRAGPVPVGTKKDIIMEDLPGPAPGPAPSPAPSPTVAPDPAPDAYRPVGLTKAVLSLHTQKEEQAFLSRFRDLGRLRRLDGSSTAPSAPGERGCHHGPAPPGRRHHCRSKAKRSRHHQTPRAEAPCCVSHPSPVSPAAAWPSSPATTPFPAVVQPYPLPVFSPRGGPQALPPASTSVPPATFPAPLVTPMVALVLPNYLFPTTSTYPYGVPQSPAEGPPTPASQSPSPSLPPLPPSPPPRPDSPLFQSRCSSPLQLNLLQLEEPPRAEGAAVTGGPGSSAGPPPPNEEATEPEARMVEVTESSNQDALSGSSDLLELLLQEDSRSGTGSAASGSLGSGLGSHEEGSTSASITRSSQSSHTSKYFGSVDSSEAEAGAARARAEPGDQVIKYVLQDPIWLLMANADQRVMMTYQVPSRDVAAVLKQDRERLRAMQKQQPRFSEDQRRELGAVHSWVRKGQLPRALDVMACVDCGSSAQDPGHPEDPLFSELEGLGLEPMEEGGGEGGSGGGGSGEGEGEGGEEARAQGEAKVSGSQDSAMEEEEQGGSSSGPALPAEENGTS; via the exons ATGAGTGGCCCCCTAGAAGGGGCTGATGGGGGTGGGGACCCCAGACCCGGAGAATCCTTCTGTCCAGGCGGGGTCCCATCCCCAGGgcccccacagcaccggcctcgccCAGGCCCCAGCCTAGCCGATGACACCGATGCCAACAGCAATGGCTCCAGTGGCAATGAGTCCAATGGGCCTGAATCCAGGGGTGCCTCTCAGCGGAGCTCACACAGCTCTTCCTCCGGCAATGGCAAGGACTCGGCCCTGCTGGAGACCACGGAGAGCAGCAAGAG CACAAACTCTCAGAGCCCGTCCCCGCCCAGCAGTTCCATCGCCTATAGCCTTCTGAGTGCCAGCTCAGAGCAGGACAACCCATCTACCAGTGGCTGCAG CAGTGAACAGTCAGCCCGGGCAAGAACGCAGAAGGAACTCATGACGGCGCTTCGGGAGCTGAAGCTTCGGCTGCCACCAGAGCGCCGGGGCAAGGGCCGCTCCGGCACGCTGGCCACGCTGCAGTACGCACTGGCCTGCGTGAAGCAGGTGCAGG CCAACCAGGAGTACTACCAGCAGTGGAGTCTGGAAGAAGGCGAGCCTTGCGCCATGGACATGTCCACCTACACCCTGGAGGAGCTGGAGCACATCACGTCCGAGTACACGCTCCGCAACCAG GATACCTTCTCGGTGGCCGTCTCCTTCCTGACCGGCCGGATCGTGTACATCTCGGAGCAGGCGGCCATCCTGCTGCGTTGCAAGCGGGATGTGTTCCGAGGTGCCCGCTtctcggagctcctggctccccaggaTGTGGGCGTCTTCTACGGTTCCACTGCCCCGTCTCGCCTGCCCACCTGGGGCACGGGCGCCTCGGCAG GTTCAGGCCTCAAGGACTTCACCCAAGAGAAGTCTGTCTTCTGCCGTATCAG AGGAGGTCCTGACCGGGACCCAGGGCCTCGGTACCAGCCATTCCGCCTGACTCCGTATGTGACCAAGATCCGGGTCTCAGACGGGGCCCCCGCCCAGCCGTGCTGCCTTCTCATCGCAGAACGCATTCACTCGGGCTACGAAG CTCCCCGGATCCCTCCTGACAAGAGGATCTTCACCACGCGGCATACACCCAGCTGCCTTTTCCAGGACGTGGACGAAAG GGCTGCTCCGCTGCTGGGCTACCTGCCCCAGGACCTCCTCGGGGCCCCAGTGCTCCTGTTCCTGCATCCCGAGGACCGACCCCTCATGCTGGCCATCCACAAGAAAA TCCTACAGCTGGCGGGCCAGCCTTTTGACCACTCCCCTATCCGCTTCTGCGCCCGCAATGGGGAGTACGTCACCATGGACACCAGCTGGGCCGGCTTCGTGCACCCCTGGAGCCGCAAGGTGGCCTTTGTGTTGGGCCGCCATAAAGTACGCAC ggCACCCCTGAATGAGGACGTGTTCACGCCCCCTGCTCCCAGCCCGGCTCTGTCCCTGGACCCTGATATCCATGAGCTGTCCGAGCAGATCCACCGGCTGCTGTTGCAG CctgtgcacagctccagccccacggGGCTCTGTGGTGTTGGCCCCATGACGTCCCCAGGCCCCCTCCACAGCCCGGGCTCCTCCAGTGACAGCAACGGGGGTGATGCCGAAGGGCCCGGGCCTCCTGCTCCA GTGACCTTCCAGCAGATCTGCAAGGACGTGCATCTGGTGAAACACCAGGGGCAGCAGCTTTTCATTGAATCCCGGGCCCGGCCTCCCCCTCGGCCCCGCCTCCCCG CTACAGGCACGTTCAAAGCCAAGGCCCTTCCCAGCCAGTCCCCAGACCCAGGGCTGGAGGTGGCCCCTGCTCCGATCCAGGCCCCGCTAGCCTTGGTCCCTGAGGAGGCCGAGCAGAAGGAAGCCTCCAGCTGCTCCTACCAGCAGATCAACTGCCTGGACAGCATCCTCAG GTACCTGGAGAGCTGCAACATCCCCAGCACAACCAAGCGCAAgtgcgcctcctcctcctcctgcacgGCCTCCTCCGCCTCTGACGACGACAGGCAGAGGGCGGGTCCAGTCCCTGTGGGGACCAAGAAAG ACATCATCATGGAggacctgcctggcccagccccaggcccggcccccagtccggcccccagccccacagtagcccctgacccagccccagatgcCTACCGCCCAGTGGGCTTGACCAAGGCCGTGCTGTCCCTGCACACACAGAAGGAAGAGCAAGCCTTCCTCAGCCGCTTCCGAGACCTCGGCCGGCTGCGCAGACTCGACGGCTCTTCCACGGCCCCCTCGGCCCCTGGCGAGCGAG GCTGCCACCATGGCCCTGCGCCCCCTGGCCGCCGACACcactgccgatccaaagccaagcgCTCACGCCACCACCAGACTCCCCGGGCGGAAGCCCCTTGCTGCGTTTCCCACCCCTCACCTGTGTCCCCCGCTGCTGCCTGGCCCTCCTCACCGGCCACCACGCCATTCCCAGCCGTGGTCCAGCCCTACCCTCTCCCAGTGTTCTCTCCTCGGGGAGGCCCCCAGGCTCTGCCCCCGGCCTCCACATCTGTGCCCCCTGCCACTTTCCCTGCCCCCCTGGTGACCCCAATGGTAGCCTTAGTGCTCCCAAACTATCTGTTCCCCACTACATCCACCTATCCCTATGGGGTGCCCCAGAGCCCTGCGGAGGggcctcccacccctgcctcccagtctccatccccttccctgccccccctgcctcccagccccccgcCACGTCCAGACTCCCCACTGTTCCAGTCAAGATGTAGCTCCCCACTCCAGCTAAACCTGCTGCAGCTTGAGGAGCCCCCCCGTGCCGAGGGGGCTGCTGTGACAGGGGGTCCCGGGAGCAGTGCTGGGCCCCCGCCTCCCAATGAGGAGGCCACTGAGCCAGAGGCCAGAATG GTGGAGGTGACCGAGTCCTCCAATCAGGACGCGCTGTCTGGCTCCAGCGAcctgctggagctgctgctgcaggAAGACTCTCGCTCAGGCACCGGCTCCGCAGCCTCGGGCTCCCTGGGCTCTGGCTTAGGCTCCCATGAAGAGGGCAGCACCTCGGCCAGCATCACCC GCAGCAGTCAGAGCAGCCACACGAGCAAGTACTTCGGCAGCGTGGACTcttcagaggcagaggctggggctgcgcgggccagggctgagcctggagaCCAGGTCATTAAGTATGTACTCCAGGATCCCATTTGGCTGCTCATGGCCAATGCTGACCAGCGTGTCATGATGACCTACCAGGTGCCCTCCAG GGACGTGGCGGCCGTGCTGAAGCAGGACCGGGAGCGGCTCCGGGCCATGCAGAAGCAGCAGCCTCGGTTCTCTGAGGACCAGCGGCGGGAACTGGGGGCTGTGCACTCCTGGGTCCGGAAGGGCCAGCTGCCTCGGGCCCTTGATGTGATG gCCTGTGTGGACTGCGGGAGTAGCGCCCAAGACCCCGGCCACCCTGAGGACCCTCTCTTCTCGGAGCTGGAGGGACTGGGGCTGGAGCCCATGGAGGAGGGTGGTGGCGAGGGTGGCAGCGGCGGTGGTGGCagtggtgagggtgagggtgagggtggtgAGGAGGCT
- the PER1 gene encoding period circadian protein homolog 1 isoform X1: MSGPLEGADGGGDPRPGESFCPGGVPSPGPPQHRPRPGPSLADDTDANSNGSSGNESNGPESRGASQRSSHSSSSGNGKDSALLETTESSKSTNSQSPSPPSSSIAYSLLSASSEQDNPSTSGCSSEQSARARTQKELMTALRELKLRLPPERRGKGRSGTLATLQYALACVKQVQANQEYYQQWSLEEGEPCAMDMSTYTLEELEHITSEYTLRNQDTFSVAVSFLTGRIVYISEQAAILLRCKRDVFRGARFSELLAPQDVGVFYGSTAPSRLPTWGTGASAGSGLKDFTQEKSVFCRIRGGPDRDPGPRYQPFRLTPYVTKIRVSDGAPAQPCCLLIAERIHSGYEAPRIPPDKRIFTTRHTPSCLFQDVDERAAPLLGYLPQDLLGAPVLLFLHPEDRPLMLAIHKKILQLAGQPFDHSPIRFCARNGEYVTMDTSWAGFVHPWSRKVAFVLGRHKVRTAPLNEDVFTPPAPSPALSLDPDIHELSEQIHRLLLQPVHSSSPTGLCGVGPMTSPGPLHSPGSSSDSNGGDAEGPGPPAPVTFQQICKDVHLVKHQGQQLFIESRARPPPRPRLPATGTFKAKALPSQSPDPGLEVAPAPIQAPLALVPEEAEQKEASSCSYQQINCLDSILRYLESCNIPSTTKRKCASSSSCTASSASDDDRQRAGPVPVGTKKDAAAAVLSGEGATPQKEPVVGGTLSPLALANKAESVVSVTSQCSFSSTIVHVGDKKPPEADIIMEDLPGPAPGPAPSPAPSPTVAPDPAPDAYRPVGLTKAVLSLHTQKEEQAFLSRFRDLGRLRRLDGSSTAPSAPGERGCHHGPAPPGRRHHCRSKAKRSRHHQTPRAEAPCCVSHPSPVSPAAAWPSSPATTPFPAVVQPYPLPVFSPRGGPQALPPASTSVPPATFPAPLVTPMVALVLPNYLFPTTSTYPYGVPQSPAEGPPTPASQSPSPSLPPLPPSPPPRPDSPLFQSRCSSPLQLNLLQLEEPPRAEGAAVTGGPGSSAGPPPPNEEATEPEARMVEVTESSNQDALSGSSDLLELLLQEDSRSGTGSAASGSLGSGLGSHEEGSTSASITRSSQSSHTSKYFGSVDSSEAEAGAARARAEPGDQVIKYVLQDPIWLLMANADQRVMMTYQVPSRDVAAVLKQDRERLRAMQKQQPRFSEDQRRELGAVHSWVRKGQLPRALDVMACVDCGSSAQDPGHPEDPLFSELEGLGLEPMEEGGGEGGSGGGGSGEGEGEGGEEARAQGEAKVSGSQDSAMEEEEQGGSSSGPALPAEENGTS; this comes from the exons ATGAGTGGCCCCCTAGAAGGGGCTGATGGGGGTGGGGACCCCAGACCCGGAGAATCCTTCTGTCCAGGCGGGGTCCCATCCCCAGGgcccccacagcaccggcctcgccCAGGCCCCAGCCTAGCCGATGACACCGATGCCAACAGCAATGGCTCCAGTGGCAATGAGTCCAATGGGCCTGAATCCAGGGGTGCCTCTCAGCGGAGCTCACACAGCTCTTCCTCCGGCAATGGCAAGGACTCGGCCCTGCTGGAGACCACGGAGAGCAGCAAGAG CACAAACTCTCAGAGCCCGTCCCCGCCCAGCAGTTCCATCGCCTATAGCCTTCTGAGTGCCAGCTCAGAGCAGGACAACCCATCTACCAGTGGCTGCAG CAGTGAACAGTCAGCCCGGGCAAGAACGCAGAAGGAACTCATGACGGCGCTTCGGGAGCTGAAGCTTCGGCTGCCACCAGAGCGCCGGGGCAAGGGCCGCTCCGGCACGCTGGCCACGCTGCAGTACGCACTGGCCTGCGTGAAGCAGGTGCAGG CCAACCAGGAGTACTACCAGCAGTGGAGTCTGGAAGAAGGCGAGCCTTGCGCCATGGACATGTCCACCTACACCCTGGAGGAGCTGGAGCACATCACGTCCGAGTACACGCTCCGCAACCAG GATACCTTCTCGGTGGCCGTCTCCTTCCTGACCGGCCGGATCGTGTACATCTCGGAGCAGGCGGCCATCCTGCTGCGTTGCAAGCGGGATGTGTTCCGAGGTGCCCGCTtctcggagctcctggctccccaggaTGTGGGCGTCTTCTACGGTTCCACTGCCCCGTCTCGCCTGCCCACCTGGGGCACGGGCGCCTCGGCAG GTTCAGGCCTCAAGGACTTCACCCAAGAGAAGTCTGTCTTCTGCCGTATCAG AGGAGGTCCTGACCGGGACCCAGGGCCTCGGTACCAGCCATTCCGCCTGACTCCGTATGTGACCAAGATCCGGGTCTCAGACGGGGCCCCCGCCCAGCCGTGCTGCCTTCTCATCGCAGAACGCATTCACTCGGGCTACGAAG CTCCCCGGATCCCTCCTGACAAGAGGATCTTCACCACGCGGCATACACCCAGCTGCCTTTTCCAGGACGTGGACGAAAG GGCTGCTCCGCTGCTGGGCTACCTGCCCCAGGACCTCCTCGGGGCCCCAGTGCTCCTGTTCCTGCATCCCGAGGACCGACCCCTCATGCTGGCCATCCACAAGAAAA TCCTACAGCTGGCGGGCCAGCCTTTTGACCACTCCCCTATCCGCTTCTGCGCCCGCAATGGGGAGTACGTCACCATGGACACCAGCTGGGCCGGCTTCGTGCACCCCTGGAGCCGCAAGGTGGCCTTTGTGTTGGGCCGCCATAAAGTACGCAC ggCACCCCTGAATGAGGACGTGTTCACGCCCCCTGCTCCCAGCCCGGCTCTGTCCCTGGACCCTGATATCCATGAGCTGTCCGAGCAGATCCACCGGCTGCTGTTGCAG CctgtgcacagctccagccccacggGGCTCTGTGGTGTTGGCCCCATGACGTCCCCAGGCCCCCTCCACAGCCCGGGCTCCTCCAGTGACAGCAACGGGGGTGATGCCGAAGGGCCCGGGCCTCCTGCTCCA GTGACCTTCCAGCAGATCTGCAAGGACGTGCATCTGGTGAAACACCAGGGGCAGCAGCTTTTCATTGAATCCCGGGCCCGGCCTCCCCCTCGGCCCCGCCTCCCCG CTACAGGCACGTTCAAAGCCAAGGCCCTTCCCAGCCAGTCCCCAGACCCAGGGCTGGAGGTGGCCCCTGCTCCGATCCAGGCCCCGCTAGCCTTGGTCCCTGAGGAGGCCGAGCAGAAGGAAGCCTCCAGCTGCTCCTACCAGCAGATCAACTGCCTGGACAGCATCCTCAG GTACCTGGAGAGCTGCAACATCCCCAGCACAACCAAGCGCAAgtgcgcctcctcctcctcctgcacgGCCTCCTCCGCCTCTGACGACGACAGGCAGAGGGCGGGTCCAGTCCCTGTGGGGACCAAGAAAG ATGCGGCGGCGGCAGTgctctctggggagggggcgaCTCCGCAGAAGGAGCCAGTGGTGGGAGGCACCCTGAGCCCGCTTGCCCTGGCCAATAAGGCAGAGAGCGTGGTGTCCGTCACCAGCCAGTGTAGCTTCAGCTCCACCatcgtccatgtgggagacaagaagcCCCCGGAGGCGG ACATCATCATGGAggacctgcctggcccagccccaggcccggcccccagtccggcccccagccccacagtagcccctgacccagccccagatgcCTACCGCCCAGTGGGCTTGACCAAGGCCGTGCTGTCCCTGCACACACAGAAGGAAGAGCAAGCCTTCCTCAGCCGCTTCCGAGACCTCGGCCGGCTGCGCAGACTCGACGGCTCTTCCACGGCCCCCTCGGCCCCTGGCGAGCGAG GCTGCCACCATGGCCCTGCGCCCCCTGGCCGCCGACACcactgccgatccaaagccaagcgCTCACGCCACCACCAGACTCCCCGGGCGGAAGCCCCTTGCTGCGTTTCCCACCCCTCACCTGTGTCCCCCGCTGCTGCCTGGCCCTCCTCACCGGCCACCACGCCATTCCCAGCCGTGGTCCAGCCCTACCCTCTCCCAGTGTTCTCTCCTCGGGGAGGCCCCCAGGCTCTGCCCCCGGCCTCCACATCTGTGCCCCCTGCCACTTTCCCTGCCCCCCTGGTGACCCCAATGGTAGCCTTAGTGCTCCCAAACTATCTGTTCCCCACTACATCCACCTATCCCTATGGGGTGCCCCAGAGCCCTGCGGAGGggcctcccacccctgcctcccagtctccatccccttccctgccccccctgcctcccagccccccgcCACGTCCAGACTCCCCACTGTTCCAGTCAAGATGTAGCTCCCCACTCCAGCTAAACCTGCTGCAGCTTGAGGAGCCCCCCCGTGCCGAGGGGGCTGCTGTGACAGGGGGTCCCGGGAGCAGTGCTGGGCCCCCGCCTCCCAATGAGGAGGCCACTGAGCCAGAGGCCAGAATG GTGGAGGTGACCGAGTCCTCCAATCAGGACGCGCTGTCTGGCTCCAGCGAcctgctggagctgctgctgcaggAAGACTCTCGCTCAGGCACCGGCTCCGCAGCCTCGGGCTCCCTGGGCTCTGGCTTAGGCTCCCATGAAGAGGGCAGCACCTCGGCCAGCATCACCC GCAGCAGTCAGAGCAGCCACACGAGCAAGTACTTCGGCAGCGTGGACTcttcagaggcagaggctggggctgcgcgggccagggctgagcctggagaCCAGGTCATTAAGTATGTACTCCAGGATCCCATTTGGCTGCTCATGGCCAATGCTGACCAGCGTGTCATGATGACCTACCAGGTGCCCTCCAG GGACGTGGCGGCCGTGCTGAAGCAGGACCGGGAGCGGCTCCGGGCCATGCAGAAGCAGCAGCCTCGGTTCTCTGAGGACCAGCGGCGGGAACTGGGGGCTGTGCACTCCTGGGTCCGGAAGGGCCAGCTGCCTCGGGCCCTTGATGTGATG gCCTGTGTGGACTGCGGGAGTAGCGCCCAAGACCCCGGCCACCCTGAGGACCCTCTCTTCTCGGAGCTGGAGGGACTGGGGCTGGAGCCCATGGAGGAGGGTGGTGGCGAGGGTGGCAGCGGCGGTGGTGGCagtggtgagggtgagggtgagggtggtgAGGAGGCT
- the VAMP2 gene encoding vesicle-associated membrane protein 2 → MSATAATAPPAAPAGEGGPPAPPPNLTSNRRLQQTQAQVDEVVDIMRVNVDKVLERDQKLSELDDRADALQAGASQFETSAAKLKRKYWWKNLKMMIILGVICAIILIIIIVYFST, encoded by the exons AT GTCTGCTACCGCTGCCACCGCCCCCCCTGCCGCCCCGGCCGGGGAGGGCGGCCCCCCTGCGCCCCCTCCCAATCTCACCAGTAACAGGAGACTGCAGCAGACCCAGGCGCAGGTGGATGAG gtggtGGACATCATGAGGGTGAATGTGGACAAAGTCCTAGAGCGGGACCAGAAGCTGTCTGAGCTGGACGACCGCGCCGATGCACTCCAGGCAGGGGCCTCCCAGTTTGAAACTAGTGCAGCCAAGCTCAAGCGCAAATACTGGTGGAAAAACCTCAAG aTGATGATCATCTTGGGAGTGATTTGCGCCATCATCCTCATCATCATCATCG TTTACTTCAGCACTTAA
- the TMEM107 gene encoding transmembrane protein 107 isoform X1 yields MSRISGLVPARFLTLLAHLVVVITLFWSRDSNVQACLPLRFTPEEYEKQDVQLVAALSVTLGLFAVELAGFLSGVSMFNSTQSLISIGAHCSASVALSFFIFERWECTTYWYIFVFCSALPAVTEVALFIAVFGLKKKPF; encoded by the exons ATGAGCCGGATCTCGGGGCTCGTGCCCGCCCGCTTCCTGACGCTGCTGGCGCATCTGGTGGTCGTCATCACCTTATTCTGGTCGCGG gacAGCAACGTCCAGGCCTGCCTGCCCCTCCGGTTCACCCCCGAGGAGTACGAGAAGCAGGACGTGCA GCTGGTGGCCGCCCTCTCGGTCACCCTGGGCCTCTTTGCCGTGGAGCTGGCCGGCTTCCTCTCGGGAGTGTCCATGTTCAACAGCACCCAGAGCCTCATTT CCATCGGAGCGCACTGTAGTGCTTCTGTAGCCCTGTCATTCTTCATATTCGAGCGTTGGGAGTGCACCACGTACTGGTACATTTTTGTGTTCTGCAG CGCCCTCCCAGCTGTCACTGAAGTGGCATTATTCATCGCCGTCTTTGGGCTGAAAAAGAAACCCTTCTGA
- the TMEM107 gene encoding transmembrane protein 107 isoform X2, translating to MSRISGLVPARFLTLLAHLVVVITLFWSRDSNVQACLPLRFTPEEYEKQDVQLVAALSVTLGLFAVELAGFLSGVSMFNSTQSLISIGAHCSASVALSFFIFERWECTTYCALPAVTEVALFIAVFGLKKKPF from the exons ATGAGCCGGATCTCGGGGCTCGTGCCCGCCCGCTTCCTGACGCTGCTGGCGCATCTGGTGGTCGTCATCACCTTATTCTGGTCGCGG gacAGCAACGTCCAGGCCTGCCTGCCCCTCCGGTTCACCCCCGAGGAGTACGAGAAGCAGGACGTGCA GCTGGTGGCCGCCCTCTCGGTCACCCTGGGCCTCTTTGCCGTGGAGCTGGCCGGCTTCCTCTCGGGAGTGTCCATGTTCAACAGCACCCAGAGCCTCATTT CCATCGGAGCGCACTGTAGTGCTTCTGTAGCCCTGTCATTCTTCATATTCGAGCGTTGGGAGTGCACCACGTACTG CGCCCTCCCAGCTGTCACTGAAGTGGCATTATTCATCGCCGTCTTTGGGCTGAAAAAGAAACCCTTCTGA